A genomic region of Pseudomonas frederiksbergensis contains the following coding sequences:
- the nuoG gene encoding NADH-quinone oxidoreductase subunit NuoG — translation MATIHVDGKELEVDGADNLLQACLSLGLDIPYFCWHPALGSVGACRQCAVKQYTDENDKRGRIVMSCMTPATDGSWISIDDEEAKVFRASVVEWLMTNHPHDCPVCEEGGHCHLQDMTVMTGHNERRYRFTKRTHQNQQLGPFISHEMNRCIACYRCVRFYKDYAGGTDLGVFGAHDNVYFGRVEDGTLESEFSGNLTEVCPTGVFTDKTHSERYNRKWDMQFSPSICHGCSSGCNISPGERYGELRRIENRFNGSVNQYFLCDRGRFGYGYVNREDRPRQPLLAGGAKLSLDEALDKAADLLRGRNIVGIGSPRASLESNYALRELVGAEHFYSGIEASELERIRLVMQVLKDSPLPIPNMRDIEDHDAIFVLGEDLTQTAARMALALRQSVKGKAEDMADAMRVQPWLDAAVKNIGQHALNPLFIASLAETKLDDVAEECVHAAPDDLARIGFAVAHALDASAPAVEGLDSEALELAQRIANALLAAKRPLIIAGTSLGSKALIEAAANIAKALKLREKNGSISLIVPEANSLGLAMLGGESVDAALQAVISGRADAIVVLENDLYTRTDKARVDAALTAAKVVIVADHQKTATSDRAHLVLPAASFAEGDGTLVSQEGRAQRFFQVFDPTYLDASILVHEGWRWLHALRATLLNQPIDWTQLDHVTAACASSNSQLAGIVNAAPSASFRIKGLKLAREPLRYSGRTAMRADISVHEPRTSQDNDTAFSFSMEGYSGSVEPRQQVPFAWSPGWNSPQAWNKFQDEVGGHLRAGDPGTRLIESQGDSLNWFASVPRAFNPAQGTWQVVPFYHLFGSEENSSKAAPVQERIPAAYVSLAKSEADRLGVNDGAMLSLNVAGQTLRLPLRINEALGAGLVALPAGIAGIPPAIFGTSVDGLQEAAQ, via the coding sequence ATGGCCACTATCCACGTAGACGGCAAAGAGCTCGAAGTCGATGGGGCAGACAACCTGTTACAGGCATGTCTGTCGCTAGGCCTCGATATCCCTTATTTCTGCTGGCACCCCGCCCTCGGCAGCGTTGGCGCTTGCCGCCAGTGCGCAGTCAAGCAATACACCGACGAGAACGACAAGCGTGGTCGTATCGTCATGTCCTGCATGACCCCTGCGACCGACGGCAGCTGGATCTCCATCGATGACGAAGAAGCCAAAGTGTTTCGCGCAAGCGTCGTCGAATGGCTGATGACCAACCACCCGCACGACTGCCCCGTGTGCGAGGAAGGCGGTCACTGCCACCTGCAAGACATGACGGTAATGACCGGCCACAACGAGCGCCGTTACCGCTTCACCAAGCGTACCCACCAGAACCAGCAACTGGGCCCGTTCATTTCCCACGAAATGAACCGCTGCATCGCCTGCTATCGCTGCGTACGCTTCTATAAAGACTACGCTGGCGGTACTGACCTCGGTGTATTCGGCGCCCACGACAACGTGTACTTCGGTCGCGTTGAAGACGGCACCCTCGAAAGCGAATTCTCCGGCAACCTCACCGAGGTCTGCCCGACCGGTGTGTTCACCGACAAGACTCACTCCGAGCGCTACAACCGTAAATGGGACATGCAGTTCTCGCCGAGCATCTGCCATGGCTGCTCCAGCGGTTGCAACATCAGCCCGGGTGAGCGTTACGGTGAGCTGCGTCGCATCGAAAACCGTTTCAACGGTTCGGTGAACCAGTACTTCCTGTGCGACCGTGGCCGTTTCGGCTATGGCTACGTCAACCGCGAAGATCGCCCACGTCAGCCACTGCTGGCAGGCGGCGCGAAGCTGAGCCTCGACGAAGCGCTGGATAAAGCCGCTGACCTGCTGCGCGGTCGCAACATCGTCGGTATCGGTTCGCCGCGTGCCAGCCTTGAAAGCAACTACGCCCTGCGCGAGCTGGTCGGTGCCGAGCACTTCTACTCGGGTATCGAAGCGTCCGAGCTTGAGCGCATTCGTCTGGTCATGCAGGTGTTGAAAGACAGCCCGCTGCCAATCCCGAACATGCGCGACATCGAAGACCACGATGCAATTTTCGTCCTCGGTGAAGACCTGACCCAGACCGCTGCGCGTATGGCCCTGGCCTTGCGTCAATCGGTCAAAGGCAAAGCCGAAGACATGGCCGACGCGATGCGCGTTCAGCCTTGGCTCGACGCTGCGGTGAAAAACATCGGTCAGCACGCGCTGAACCCGCTGTTTATCGCCAGCCTGGCTGAAACCAAGCTCGACGACGTTGCTGAAGAATGCGTTCACGCCGCTCCAGACGACCTGGCACGTATCGGTTTCGCCGTGGCTCACGCCCTCGACGCCAGTGCTCCAGCCGTTGAAGGCCTGGACAGCGAAGCCCTCGAACTGGCTCAGCGCATCGCCAACGCCTTGCTCGCTGCCAAACGTCCACTGATCATCGCCGGTACTTCGCTGGGCTCCAAAGCGCTGATCGAGGCGGCTGCAAACATTGCGAAGGCCCTGAAACTGCGCGAGAAAAACGGTTCCATCAGCCTGATCGTGCCAGAGGCCAACAGCCTCGGCCTGGCCATGCTCGGTGGCGAATCGGTCGACGCAGCCCTGCAAGCGGTGATCTCTGGTCGCGCCGACGCCATCGTGGTGCTGGAAAACGATCTGTACACCCGCACTGACAAAGCCCGTGTCGATGCTGCCCTGACCGCTGCCAAAGTCGTGATCGTTGCCGACCATCAGAAAACCGCTACCAGCGATCGTGCGCACCTGGTTCTGCCAGCCGCCAGCTTCGCTGAAGGCGACGGTACGCTGGTCAGCCAGGAAGGTCGCGCCCAGCGCTTCTTCCAGGTCTTCGACCCGACTTACCTCGATGCGAGCATCCTGGTTCACGAGGGCTGGCGCTGGCTGCATGCCCTGCGTGCGACCCTGCTGAACCAGCCGATCGACTGGACCCAGCTGGACCACGTCACCGCTGCCTGCGCTTCGAGCAACTCGCAACTGGCCGGTATCGTCAACGCCGCGCCGTCCGCTTCGTTCCGGATCAAAGGCCTGAAACTGGCTCGCGAACCGCTGCGTTACAGCGGCCGGACCGCCATGCGCGCCGACATCAGCGTGCACGAGCCGCGTACTTCCCAGGACAACGACACTGCATTCTCGTTTTCCATGGAAGGTTACTCGGGCTCCGTCGAACCGCGTCAGCAAGTGCCATTTGCCTGGTCTCCGGGCTGGAACTCGCCGCAAGCCTGGAACAAGTTCCAGGACGAAGTCGGTGGTCACCTGCGTGCCGGTGATCCAGGTACTCGCCTGATCGAAAGCCAGGGTGATTCGCTGAACTGGTTCGCCAGCGTTCCGCGTGCATTCAACCCGGCTCAAGGCACCTGGCAGGTTGTGCCGTTCTATCACCTGTTCGGCAGCGAAGAGAACTCTTCGAAAGCCGCGCCGGTCCAGGAACGCATTCCGGCCGCTTACGTGTCGCTGGCCAAGTCCGAAGCCGATCGCCTGGGCGTCAATGACGGTGCCATGCTGAGCTTGAACGTTGCCGGCCAGACCCTGCGTCTGCCGCTGCGCATCAACGAAGCGCTGGGTGCTGGTCTGGTGGCGTTGCCTGCGGGTATCGCCGGCATTCCGCCGGCCATCTTCGGCACATCCGTTGACGGTCTGCAGGAGGCAGCGCAATGA
- the nuoH gene encoding NADH-quinone oxidoreductase subunit NuoH, which translates to MTWFTPEVIDIIIAVLKAIVILLAVVVCGALLSWVERRLLALWQDRYGPNRVGPFGAFQIAADMIKMFFKEDWTPPFADKVIFTLAPVVAMSALLIAFAIIPITPTWGVADLNIGILFFFAMAGLSVYAVLFAGWSSNNKFALLGSLRASAQTVSYEVFMGLSLMGIVIQVGSFNMRDIVDYQAQHLWFVIPQIFGFLTFFIAGVAVTHRHPFDQPEAEQELADGYHIEYAGMKWGMFFVGEYIGIVLISALLVTLFFGGWHGPFGILPQIPFIWFALKTAFFIMFFILLRASIPRPRYDQVMDFSWKFCLPLTLVNMLVTAAIVLLNTPAIAAQ; encoded by the coding sequence ATGACCTGGTTCACTCCTGAAGTGATCGACATCATCATCGCGGTGCTCAAAGCCATCGTGATTCTGCTCGCCGTCGTGGTGTGCGGCGCGCTGTTGAGCTGGGTCGAGCGTCGTTTGCTCGCCCTCTGGCAGGACCGTTACGGTCCGAACCGCGTCGGCCCGTTCGGCGCGTTCCAGATCGCCGCCGACATGATCAAGATGTTCTTCAAGGAAGACTGGACGCCGCCGTTCGCCGACAAGGTGATCTTCACCCTGGCGCCGGTCGTGGCCATGAGCGCCTTGCTGATTGCCTTCGCGATCATCCCGATCACCCCGACCTGGGGTGTCGCGGACCTGAACATCGGCATTCTGTTCTTCTTCGCCATGGCCGGTCTGTCGGTCTACGCGGTGCTGTTCGCCGGCTGGTCGAGTAACAACAAGTTCGCCCTGCTGGGCAGCTTGCGGGCCTCGGCACAAACCGTGTCGTACGAAGTGTTCATGGGCCTGTCGTTGATGGGCATCGTGATCCAGGTCGGCTCGTTCAACATGCGCGACATCGTTGATTACCAGGCCCAGCACCTGTGGTTCGTCATTCCGCAGATCTTCGGTTTCCTGACCTTCTTCATTGCTGGCGTCGCCGTGACTCACCGTCACCCGTTCGACCAGCCGGAAGCGGAGCAGGAACTGGCCGACGGTTACCACATTGAATACGCCGGCATGAAATGGGGCATGTTCTTCGTCGGCGAGTACATCGGCATCGTGTTGATTTCGGCGCTGCTGGTGACCTTGTTCTTCGGTGGCTGGCACGGTCCGTTCGGCATTCTGCCGCAGATCCCGTTCATCTGGTTCGCACTGAAAACCGCGTTCTTCATCATGTTCTTCATTCTGCTGCGCGCCTCGATCCCGCGCCCGCGGTATGACCAAGTGATGGACTTCAGCTGGAAGTTCTGCCTGCCGCTGACCCTCGTCAACATGCTGGTGACCGCTGCGATCGTGTTGCTCAACACGCCCGCCATCGCGGCTCAGTGA
- the nuoI gene encoding NADH-quinone oxidoreductase subunit NuoI — translation MKYIFDIVHGFFTQLRSLVMIFSHAFRKRDTLQYPEEAVYLPPRFRGRIVLTRDPDGEERCVACNLCAVACPVGCISLQKAETEDGRWYPEFFRINFSRCIFCGLCEEACPTTAIQLTPDFEMAEFKRQDLVYEKEDLLISGPGKNPDYNFYRVAGMAIAGKPKGSAQNEAEPINVKSLLP, via the coding sequence ATGAAGTATATTTTTGACATCGTGCATGGCTTCTTCACCCAGCTTCGCAGCCTGGTGATGATTTTCAGTCATGCCTTCCGCAAGCGCGACACGCTGCAGTATCCGGAAGAGGCGGTGTACCTGCCGCCGCGCTTTCGTGGGCGTATCGTCCTGACCCGCGACCCCGACGGTGAAGAGCGTTGCGTAGCCTGCAACCTGTGCGCCGTGGCCTGCCCGGTCGGTTGCATCTCGCTGCAGAAGGCTGAAACCGAAGACGGCCGCTGGTACCCGGAATTTTTCCGTATCAACTTCTCGCGCTGCATTTTCTGTGGCCTCTGCGAGGAAGCCTGCCCGACCACCGCAATCCAGCTGACACCGGATTTCGAAATGGCCGAGTTCAAGCGTCAGGACCTGGTGTACGAGAAAGAAGATCTTTTGATCTCCGGCCCCGGCAAAAACCCTGACTACAACTTCTATCGTGTTGCAGGTATGGCCATTGCCGGTAAGCCGAAAGGCTCCGCGCAGAATGAAGCCGAACCGATCAACGTGAAGAGCTTGCTGCCTTAA
- the nuoJ gene encoding NADH-quinone oxidoreductase subunit J → MEFAFYFASGVAVVSTLRVITNTNPVHALLYLIISLLAVAMTFFSLGAPFAGVLEVIAYAGAIMVLFVFVVMMLNLGPASVQQERVWLKPGIWAGPVVLAALLLAELLYVLFSHSSGTGVGHTTVDAKAVGISLFGPYLLVVELASMLLLAAAVTAFHLGRNEAKE, encoded by the coding sequence ATGGAATTCGCTTTCTATTTCGCGTCAGGAGTTGCCGTTGTGTCCACGCTTCGCGTGATCACCAACACCAATCCTGTACACGCCCTGCTCTACCTGATTATTTCGCTGCTCGCCGTGGCGATGACCTTTTTCAGCCTCGGTGCTCCATTTGCCGGCGTACTGGAAGTGATCGCCTACGCCGGCGCCATCATGGTGCTGTTCGTGTTCGTGGTGATGATGCTGAACCTCGGCCCTGCCTCGGTTCAGCAAGAGCGCGTCTGGCTCAAGCCCGGCATCTGGGCGGGTCCCGTTGTACTGGCTGCGCTGCTGCTGGCTGAACTGCTGTATGTGCTGTTCAGCCATTCCAGCGGCACCGGCGTCGGCCACACCACCGTAGACGCCAAGGCCGTGGGCATCAGCCTGTTCGGTCCTTATCTGCTGGTGGTCGAACTCGCCTCGATGCTGCTGCTCGCCG